A region from the Salminus brasiliensis chromosome 22, fSalBra1.hap2, whole genome shotgun sequence genome encodes:
- the ep300a gene encoding histone acetyltransferase p300 isoform X2, protein MAENVLDSGPPSAKRPKLSSPALSASASDGNDFGSLLDLEHDLPDELISSSELGLANGGDLGQLHTSLGGGGVGSGMLGGVGTTGQDAAAKHKQLSELLRSGAPPVAAQQQGGSPAGASVGLLGSIKASQGPLGMAPQGQQHLSPQQASLMQQQQMAGMVGGMNRAMLGPQKGNGQQQAGGPTPQQQGMMAGQMMNGTPRMGYPNPGMGSNSNLLAETLQQQAAGGQGGLRAQQPGVMNKMAMMGAGAGPYGGPYSQNAGQNLGGAGLAPQLMNKPGMPNSMAQFSLDKKPQPMPGMPAMASQQSPAGGSGVGGAAGMVPNAQGGLGPASAAGVPPTADPEKRKLIQQQLVLLLHAHKCQRREQANGEVRQCNLPHCRTMKNVLNHMTHCQAGKSCQVAHCASSRQIISHWKNCTRHDCPVCLPLKNAGDKRNQQSLLGTANVGLGTALGATPGPHSAPNLNTPGQIDPSSIERAYAALGLTYQGNQAPSQTAQQTPRALGTMGGNPMGVNGAVGVQSQNQQSNLLQDTMLHLNMNSQNLMNDSTGVGSMPVATPPSGPGMRKSWHEDITQDLRNHLVHKLVQAIFPTPDPAALKDRRMENLVAYARKVEGDMYESANSRAEYYHLLAEKIYKIQKELEEKRRTRLQKSMIPNQPGMPPTGMQQGPTGMGQSGPLAGLPPNGPLSDQSMVRPTGPNQMVNRMQNPAGMSPFNQMQTMGQRSTPPLSLSAPLNQMGMGPARMTPPNVAQMQNQYMAPGQFPGSGPMLGTGPVGMAQPGTPGGMAQQGPMSTPPSLPAGSPLAQPGSAGGMGSGASVGSLASNGVVGMPPSSTPSQSMNLPHCPPVRQSSPSPARSRTPTPHLTPPPSLPGSQTPQPHTPSLPLLAPGASQQQLSQPANSDKSVQFQQQQPLGGPPSTAPNSAVASQHPPTPLSQKGSLPVDGQAATPASVSSVDASSQQVPSDVTATLEPKMEVKQLEEEEEEEEEEDESMKGGRTGKKGDIKTEEKPEIKKEEAFTEECKSTLMETSTAAVEDKKPEVKTEPKEEDSGSGATDSNSSQSGTANKKKIFKPEELRQALMPTLESLYRQDPESLPFRQPVDPSLLGIPDYFDIVKNPMDLSTIKRKLDTGQYQEPWQYVDDIWLMFNNAWLYNRKTSRVYKYCSKLAEVFEQEIDPVMQSLGYCCGRKLEFSPQTLCCYGKQLCTIPRDAAYFSYQNSSPKYGLLADRYHFCEKCFNEIQGESVSLGDDPSQPQASINKDQFEKKKNDSLDPELFVECLDCGRKMHQICVLHNETIWPLGFVCNGCLKKSNKTRKENKYAAKRLPQTKLGNYLETRVNDYLKRQNHPESGEVTVRVVHVSDKVVEVKPGMKSRFVDSGEMAESFPYRSKALFAFEDVDGADVCFFGMHVQEYGSDCPPPNQRRVYISYLDSVHFFQPRCFRTAVYHEILIGYLEYAKKLGFTTGHIWACPPSEGDDYIFHCHPADQKIPKPKRLQEWYKKMLDKAVAERIVHDYKDIFKQATEDRLTSAKELPYFEGDFWPNVLEESIKELEQEEEERKREENSTSSESIDATKGDSKNAKKKNNKKTSKNKSSLSRANKKKPGMPNVSNDLSQKLYATMEKHKEVFFVIRLIAGPNSNALPPIIDPDPLMACDLMDGRDAFLTLARDKHLEFSSLRRSRWSSMCMLVELHNQSQDRFVYTCNECRHHVETRFHCTVCEDYDLCITCYNTKGHEHKMEKLGLGLDDESNNQAAAAMQSPGDSRRLSIQRCIQSLVHACQCRNANCSLPSCQKMKRVVQHTKGCKRKTNGGCPICKQLIALCCYHAKHCQENKCPVPFCLNIKQKLRQQQLQHRVQQAQMLRRRVASMQRTGQPAIGGSGGLPSPGNNGTTGPGTPTPSTQPPTPQTPTQQCPPLVPQPGVSGGPQPQMAGVGQHHQFQQLPTGGGMMNSPQQQMVPQQQPQPPSVQQLQHPNSLPPYVQRPQGSSPLSQSVGKPGMGPASLPQQQPTNPGQANFSQQQPPGPPPAALEMALKIQRVAETQRQMAKQKSLQMNQGPGMMSPHAMHQGPQTPNQMGMNHPGAGMVGAQGMPSQAQTAVARAQLEQQQQQGIVGAGMQQGGPQNQLPQVQMPQQAPQGGAPLQPPQQQQWGSPGMPHQQRPGMMGQMGHPGMVPAQQMQQVNQPQQQLPPQQQQGHPGVMGMMGTPGGAAGAGTGTGGLSQSALQDLLRTLRSPSSPHQQQQVLNILRSNPQLMATFIKQRAPKYLGRGGPGPAGVGPTVMDGQQVNPGVAQPGMHMGQGPSMAQMNPLQQQQQQQVAQRSMMSVNINMQQQQQMAALQQQQQQQQQGVMPGQGSSMSNISPQFRELMRKHLQQQQQQQQQQQQQQMNHGQFQHPQAQQHGYLGQPGMPPQQPGQPQAGGLQQQQGGPQPGMQQNYSGSVSHVAATLQQRVQQQQLQMQQQQQNAMGGLPVGDGGPVGGGSLQQQQLQPPQGGSQPQASQAMLQQALHQRLLQQQQHLGGGSPAQHNNPMSPQQQMSQSPHLQGQQLQTSLSNQVRSPQPSPRPQSQPPNSSPSPRLQPQPSPHRISPQTQTGSPHPGHLPQHHTGMVAPPHPQQPQQPSQQQQAVDQAPFGSDQNAMLSQLGGLGALHGQGTNDMLAGNNQDMGTNINHNSLDIM, encoded by the exons ATGGCCGAGAACGTTCTGGACTCTGGCCCGCCTTCAGCCAAGAGGCCTAAACTATCCTCTCCGGCACTTTCTGCCTCAGCCAGCGATGGAAACG ATTTTGGCTCGCTCCTGGACCTGGAGCATGATCTACCCGACGAGCTCATCAGCTCTTCTGAGCTGGGCCTGGCGAACGGAGGGGACCTGGGCCAGCTTCACACCAGTCTCGGTGGTGGCGGAGTGGGAAGTGGCATGCTTGGAGGGGTTGGAACCACTGGACAGGACGCAGCAGCCAAGCACAAGCAGCTCTCTGAGCTCCTCCGGTCTGGAGCGCCACCTgtagcagcacagcagcagggTGGCAGTCCAGCAGGAGCCTCTGTGGGGCTTTTGGGCAGTATAAAGGCTTCTCAGGGGCCCCTGGGCATGGCCCCCCAAGGCCAGCAACACCTCTCCCCACAGCAGGCCAGCCTGATGCAACAGCAACAGATGGCAGGGATGGTGGGTGGCATGAACAGAGCCATGCTCGGACCTCAGAAAGGCAACGGTCAGCAGCAGGCAGGGGGGCCTACGCCGCAGCAGCAGGGTATGATGGCCGGGCAAATGATGAATGGCACACCCAGAATGGGGTATCCCAATCCAGGCATGGGCAGTAACAGTAACCTGTTGGCAGAAACACTGCAGCAGCAGGCAGCAGGAGGCCAGGGTGGACTCAGAGCACAGCAGCCTGGAGTAATGAACAAG ATGGCGATGATGGGTGCAGGTGCAGGCCCCTATGGAGGCCCCTATAGTCAGAACGCAGGTCAGAATCTGGGTGGTGCAGGGCTGGCCCCGCAGCTCATGAACAAACCAGGCATGCCCAACAGCATGGCCCAGTTCAGCCTAGACAAGAAACCCCAGCCCATGCCAGGCATGCCAGCCATG GCTTCCCAGCAGTCTCCAGCAGGTGGTTCTGGAGTCGGAGGGGCAGCTGGTATGGTACCTAATGCCCAGGGAGGGCTTGGCCCAGCATCAGCAGCGGGTGTTCCTCCAACAGCCGACCCAGAGAAGCGCAAACTCATACAGCAGCAGCTAGTGCTCTTGCTCCACGCCCACAAGTGCCAGCGGCGGGAGCAGGCAAACGGAGAGGTGCGTCAGTGCAATCTGCCCCACTGCCGCACCATGAAGAACGTCCTCAACCACATGACGCACTGTCAGGCTGGCAAGTCCTGCCAAG TGGCACACTGTGCCTCATCCAGACAGATCATCTCTCACTGGAAGAACTGCACACGGCATGACTGCCCTGTCTGTCTGCCGCTGAAGAATGCAGGAGACAAGAGGAAtcagcagt CCCTGCTTGGCACAGCCAATGTGGGTTTAGGCACTGCTTTGGGTGCCACACCAGGTCCACACAGTGCTCCTAATCTTAACACGCCAGGCCAGATAGACCCCAGCTCCATTGAGAGGGCATATGCAGCACTGGGCCTTACCTACCAGGGTAACCAGGCACCCTCTCAGACTGCCCAGCAAACGCCTCGGGCACTCGGGACCATGG GTGGGAATCCAATGGGTGTAAATGGGGCTGTGGGAGTCCAGTCTCAGAATCAGCAGTCTAACCTTCTTCAGGATACTATGCTGCATCTGAACATGAACTCTCAGAA TCTGATGAATGACAGCACTGGTGTGGGCTCCATGCCTGTGGCCACTCCACCTTCCGGTCCTGGCATGAGGAAGAGCTGGCATGAGGACATCACCCAGGACCTGCGCAACCATCTCGTACACAAACT CGTCCAGGCCATCTTCCCTACCCCAGATCCAGCCGCACTAAAAGACCGGCGTATGGAGAACCTGGTGGCTTATGCGCGTAAGGTAGAGGGGGACATGTATGAATCTGCAAACAGCAGG GCGGAGTATTACCACCTGCTTGCAGAGAAAATCTATAAGATCCAgaaggaactggaggagaagcGACGAACGCGACTGCAGAAGAGTATGATCCCCAATCAGCCTGGGATGCCTCCCACCGGCATGCAGCAGGGACCTACTGGCATGGGGCAGTCAGGGCCACTTGCAGGACTTCCACCAA ATGGCCCTCTCTCAGATCAGTCAATGGTGCGTCCTACTGGACCAAACCAGATGGTGAACAGGATGCAGAACCCTGCTG GAATGAGTCCATTTAATCAAATGCAGACCATGGGCCAGAGGTCCACCCCTCCTCTTTCACTCAGTGCACCCCTCAACCAG ATGGGTATGGGGCCTGCACGGATGACCCCTCCAAATGTTGCTCAAATGCAGAATCAGTATATGGCCCCTGGTCAGTTTCCGGGTTCAGGCCCAATGCTTGGCACTGGTCCTGTTGGTATGGCACAGCCTGGGACTCCGGGTGGCATGGCCCAG CAGGGGCCAATGTCGACCCCACCATCTCTGCCAGCTGGTAGTCCTTTAGCCCAGCCAGGCTCTGCTGGGGGCATGGGGAGTGGGGCTTCTGTGGGCTCTCTTGCATCCAATGGCGTGGTTGGCATGCCGCCATCATCAACCCCCTCTCAGTCAATGAACCTTCCGCACTGTCCACCCGTCCGACAGAGCTCTCCCTCACCAGCTCGCAGCCGCACACCCACTCCGCACCTCACGCCTCCTCCAAGCCTTCCAGGCTCACAGACCCCCCAGCCTCACACGCCCAGCCTGCCCCTCTTGGCTCCAGGTGCCAGTcagcagcagctgtctcagcCTGCCAACTCTGACAAATCTGTGCAGTTCCAGCAACAGCAGCCATTAGGAGGACCACCTTCAACAGCGCCGAACTCTGCTGTTGCATCCCAGCATCCGCCCACTCCA TTGTCTCAGAAGGGCTCTCTGCCAGTCGACGGCCAAGCTGCCACTCCTGCTTCTGTCAGCAGTGTAGACGCCTCATCCCAGCAGGTCCCCTCAGACGTCACTGCCACCCTTGAGCCCAAGATGGAGGTCAAGCAGttagaagaagaggaggaggaggaagaggaggaggatgagtcAATGAAGGGAGGAAGGACTGGAAAGAAAGGAGACATAAAAACGGAGGAAAAGCCTGAG ATAAAGAAGGAAGAAGCATTTACTGAAGAATGCAAAAGTACACTCATGGAGACCTCcacagcagcagtggaggacaAAAAGCCAGAGGTGAAGACCGAGCCTAAAGAAGAAGATTCTGGTTCAGGGGCTACAGATTCCAACAGCTCACAGTCTGGAACAGCCAATAAAAAGAAGA TCTTTAAGCCTGAGGAGCTGAGACAGGCTTTGATGCCAACACTGGAGTCTCTCTATCGCCAGGACCCTGAGTCTCTTCCCTTCCGCCAACCTGTGGATCCATCACTCCTAGGAATACCT GATTACTTTGATATTGTGAAGAATCCTATGGACTTGTCTACTATCAAACGGAAACTTGACACAGGCCAGTATCAGGAGCCTTGGCAATATGTGGATGACATCTGGCTGATGTTCAACAATGCCTGGCTTTACAACCGCAAGACGTCACGGGTCTACAAGTACTGCTCCAAACTGGCGGAGGTGTTTGAGCAGGAGATTGACCCTGTCATGCAGAGCCTTGGCTATTGCTGTGGGAGAAAG CTGGAGTTCTCCCCTCAGACTCTCTGCTGCTATGGGAAGCAGCTATGCACTATACCACGAGATGCTGCTTACTTTAGTTACCAGAACAG TTCACCAAAATATGGGCTTCTTGCTGACAGGTACCACTTCTGTGAGAAGTGTTTCAATGAGATCCAGGGTGAGAGCGTGTCCTTGGGGGACGATCCATCCCAGCCTCAGGC GTCCATCAACAAGGATCAgtttgaaaagaagaaaaatgactCCCTTGACCCAGAGTT ATTTGTGGAATGTCTGGACTGCGGACGGAAAATGCATCAGATCTGTGTTCTGCACAATGAGACTATTTGGCCATTAGG CTTTGTGTGTAATGGGTGTCTGAAGAAGTCCAACAAGACCCGTAAAGAGAATAAATACGCTGCTAAAA GGCTACCACAGACTAAACTTGGCAACTACTTAGAAACTCGTGTTAATGACTATCTGAAGCGCCAAAACCACCCAGAGTCTGGTGAAGTCACTGTTCGGGTTGTCCACGTCTCTGATAAGGTGGTAGAAGTCAAACCAGGAATGAAGTCCAG gtttgtggacagtggtgAGATGGCAGAGTCTTTCCCTTATAGATCAAAAGCTCTATTTGCTTTTGAGGACGTTGATGGCGCTGATGTCTGCTTTTTCGGCATGCACGTACAGGAATATGGCTCAGACTGTCCACCCCCAAATCAAAG ACGGGTATACATATCCTATCTGGACAGTGTTCACTTTTTTCAGCCACGCTGTTTTAGAACAGCAGTCTACCATGAGATACTCATTGGGTATCTGGAGTATGCCAAAAAACTAGG ATTTACAACTGGCCACATTTGGGCTTGCCCTCCAAGTGAGGGAGACGACTACATCTTCCACTGTCATCCTGCGGATCAAAAAATACCCAAACCTAAAAGGCTGCAGGAGTGGTATAAGAAAATGCTGGATAAAGCTGTCGCCGAGCGCATTGTACATGACTATAAG GACATTTTCAAGCAAGCGACAGAGGATCGGCTCACTAGCGCCAAGGAACTACCCTATTTTGAGGGTGACTTTTGGCCCAATGTGCTTGAAGAGAGCATTAAGGAGCTAGaacaggaggaagaggagagaaaacGAGAGGAGAATAGTACATCCAGTGAAAGTATCGAT GCTACAAAGGGTGATAGCAAAAATGCCAAGAAAAAGAACAACAAGAAGACAAGCAAGAACAAGAGCAGTCTGAGCCGAGCCAACAAAAAGAAACCAGGAATGCCGAATGTGTCCAATGACCTGTCCCAGAAGCTCTATGCAACTATGGAGAAGCACAAAGAG GTGTTCTTCGTTATCCGACTGATTGCTGGACCCAATTCTAATGCTCTTCCACCAATTATTGATCCGGATCCCTTAATGGCATGTGACCTGATGGATGGGAGAGATGCTTTCCTGACACTGGCACGGGACAAGCATTTGGAGTTCTCCTCACTGAGGCGCTCTAGATGGAGTTCCATGTGTATGTTGGTAGAGCTGCACAACCAGAGCCAAGATCGATTCGTCTACACTTGTAACGAATGTAGACATCATGTCGAGACACGTTTCCACTGTACGGTATGCGAG GACTATGACCTTTGTATTACTTGCTACAATACAAAAGGCCATGAGCACAAGATGGAGAAGCTTGGTTTGGGCCTGGATGATGAGAGCAACAACCAAGCTGCAGCTGCCATGCAGAGTCCAGGAGACTCGCGCCGCCTTAGCATCCAGCGTTGCATCCAGTCTCTAGTACATGCTTGCCAGTGCCGCAATGCCAACTGCTCACTTCCATCCTGTCAAAAGATGAAACGTGTTGTTCAGCACACCAAGGGCTGTAAGCGCAAAACTAATGGTGGTTGTCCTATCTGCAAGCAGCTAATTGCACTTTGCTGTTACCATGCTAAACACTGCCAAGAGAACAAGTGCCCTGTACCGTTCTGCCTCAACATCAAGCAGAAATTGCgtcagcagcagctccagcaccggGTTCAGCAGGCCCAGATGCTAAGGCGAAGGGTTGCCAGCATGCAAAGAACGGGCCAACCGGCAATTGGTGGCAGTGGAGGTTTACCATCACCTGGGAATAATGGTACTACAGGTCCTGGCACTCCCACACCAAGTACTCAACCTCCCACGCCACAGACACCCACTCAGCAGTGTCCACCTCTTGTACCCCAGCCTGGAGTTTCAGGAGGTCCACAGCCGCAGATGGCAGGAGTGGGCCAGCATCATCAGTTCCAGCAGTTGCCTACAGGTGGAGGAATGATGAACTCTCCTCAACAGCAGATGGTACCACAGCAGCAACCACAGCCACCATCAGTTCAACAACTTCAGCATCCAAACAGCCTTCCTCCATATGTGCAAAGGCCACAAGGCTCCTCTCCACTCTCTCAGTCTGTGGGGAAACCAGGCATGGGCCCAGCTAGCCTTCCTCAGCAACAGCCGACAAACCCAGGGCAAGCAAACTTCTCCCAACAGCAGCCTCCTGGTCCCCCTCCTGCAGCCTTGGAAATGGCCTTAAAGATTCAGAGAGTAGCAGAGACGCAAAGGCAGATGGCTAAACAAAAGAGCCTACAGATGAATCAGGGACCAGGGATGATGTCACCACATGCCATGCACCAGGGACCTCAGACTCCAAACCAGATGGGCATGAACCATCCTGGAGCAGGAATGGTGGGGGCCCAGGGAATGCCATCACAAGCGCAGACAGCTGTAGCCAGGGCAcagctggagcagcagcagcagcagggtaTTGTAGGAGCAGGCATGCAACAAGGAGGGCCACAAAACCAACTTCCTCAAGTGCAGATGCCACAGCAAGCTCCGCAAGGTGGGGCTCCACTTCAGcctccacagcagcagcagtggggGTCCCCTGGAATGCCCCATCAGCAGCGACCAGGAATGATGGGCCAGATGGGTCACCCGGGAATGGTTCCAGCTCAACAAATGCAGCAGGTTAATCAACCGCAGCAGCAGCTCCCTCCGCAGCAGCAACAAGGGCATCCTGGTGTAATGGGTATGATGGGCACTCCAGGAGGGGCTGCAGGTGCAGGGACTGGCACTGGAGGTCTCTCTCAGAGTGCCTTGCAAGACCTTCTGAGAACTCTGAGGTCTCCCAGCTCCcctcatcagcagcagcaggtcctaAACATACTACGCTCAAATCCCCAGCTTATGGCAACGTTCATCAAGCAGCGTGCACCTAAATATCTTGGGAGGGGTGGGCCTGGACCTGCAGGTGTGGGCCCGACAGTCATGGATGGGCAGCAGGTAAATCCAGGGGTTGCTCAACCAGGTATGCACATGGGCCAAGGGCCAAGCATGGCCCAAATGAATCCACtgcaacagcagcaacagcagcaagtTGCACAGCGTTCCATGATGAGTGTGAATATCAatatgcagcagcagcagcaaatgGCTGCtttgcagcaacaacagcaacagcagcagcaaggtGTTATGCCAGGTCAAGGCTCCAGCATGTCAAATATCTCCCCTCAGTTTAGAGAATTGATGAGAAAACATttgcaacagcagcagcagcagcagcagcagcagcaacaacagcagatgAACCATGGTCAATTCCAGCATCCCCAGGCACAGCAGCATGGTTATCTTGGTCAGCCTGGCATGCCTCCTCAGCAGCCTGGTCAACCACAAGCTGGtggactccagcagcagcaaggAGGACCCCAGCCTGGAATGCAACAGAACTACTCAGGATCTGTGTCCCACGTGGCAGCCACTTTGCAACAGAGGgtgcaacagcagcagctccagatgCAGCAACAGCAACAGAATGCTATGGGTGGGCTCCCAGTGGGTGACGGAGGTCCTGTAGGTGGTGGTtctctccagcagcagcagctacagccCCCTCAGGGTGGTTCCCAGCCTCAGGCCTCCCAGGCCATGCTCCAACAAGCACTGCACCAAAGGCTccttcagcagcagcaacacCTAGGTGGTGGGTCTCCTGCCCAGCACAACAATCCCATGAGTCCTCAGCAGCAGATGTCCCAGTCTCCCCATTTGCAGGGTCAGCAGTTGCAGACTTCTCTTAGTAACCAGGTCCGATCACCCCAGCCATCTCCACGGCCCCAATCTCAGCCCCCCAACTCCAGTCCATCTCCCCGCTTGCAGCCACAGCCTTCTCCCCACCGCATATCTCCCCAGACCCAGACAGGCTCCCCACACCCCGGTCATCTTCCCCAGCATCACACTGGAATGGTGGCGCCACCACATCCACAACAACCACAACAGCCATCTCAGCAGCAACAGGCTGTGGACCAAGCACCATTCGGGTCAGACCAGAACGCCATGCTTTCACAGCTGGGTGGACTGGGGGCCCTGCATGGGCAAGGGACTAATGACATGCTGGCTGGCAACAACCAAGACATGGGGACAAATATTAATCACAACTCATTAGATATAATGTAG